One Pyrus communis chromosome 13, drPyrComm1.1, whole genome shotgun sequence genomic window carries:
- the LOC137712471 gene encoding uncharacterized protein isoform X1: protein MSDPSEPATTSSSAKDPALLIHPRREPFEHGLLPIPKLIFTDPTQTLIPLKQKLIEKSPSHRVDSAAISEALQISIDQAKLVLDTLASVLHSESDPLVKAKPDGIDEAGADVNDLVLFLYIQSYKKLLPRTHKDSAAVADVWPSTSAFDGYLSALSPLQLVRSNSRRFMPSQADEEAHQLSYLKKHLANLVSLLAESVEGEGEESLVLTMEKFEHLGFLLHFGDKGSEGNQFSQHAPFFANSDPDMPAVPVPAAQVHDWVLENMVSSLEHISERISPKENGPPSSSDQDVPMADACTSSNKGSSCVRGPSFIEGISKSSLVKRTSDLKGSSVKVLNCHDSVIYILAPLRYATVYGCSDATIVLGAVGKAVRIEHCERVHVITAANRICIANCRECMFFLGVNQRPLIVGDNHKLQVAPYNTFYSQLEEHMKEVGVDATINRWDEPLPLGVVDPHDSLSHPAGVSEAQAESAAHLDADQFTNFLIPNWYGGESQGSTKDNPFPLPDAYMVSQHRNNNLGEVKQLLKEAPLEENRKRELSTALHVYFKDWLYASGNIRQLYCLQGE, encoded by the exons ATGAGCGACCCAAGTGAGCCCGCAACGACGTCATCTTCGGCCAAGGACCCGGCCCTCCTGATTCACCCGCGCCGCGAGCCGTTCGAGCACGGGCTGCTGCCCATCCCCAAGCTAATCTTCACCGACCCGACCCAAACCCTGATTCCGCTGAAGCAGAAGCTGATCGAGAAGTCGCCCAGTCACCGGGTCGACTCCGCCGCGATCTCCGAGGCTCTCCAGATCTCCATTGATCAAGCGAAACTCGTCCTCGATACCCTAGCGTCGGTTCTGCACTCGGAGTCCGACCCGCTCGTGAAAGCCAAGCCGGATGGGATTGACGAGGCCGGAGCGGATGTGAATGATCTGGTTCTGTTCCTCTACATTCAGTCGTACAAGAAGTTGCTGCCGCGGACTCACAAGGACTCGGCTGCCGTCGCCGATGTCTGGCCTTCGACGTCGGCTTTCGATGGGTATCTGTCCGCCTTGTCGCCATTGCAG CTTGTGCGTAGCAATAGCCGTCGGTTTATGCCATCACAGGCTGATGAAGAGGCACATCAGTTATCATATTTGAAAAAGCATTTGGCCAACCTTGTCTCTTTATTAGCAGAATCTGTGGAGGGGGAAGGAGAAGAATCTCTG GTTTTGACCATGGAGAAATTTGAGCACCTTGGGTTTCTGCTTCACTTTGGTGACAAAGGATCTGAAGGAAATCAATTCAGCCAACACGCTCCTTTTTTTGCAAATTCAGATCCTGATATGCCTGCTGTTCCTGTTCCTGCAGCACAAGTTCACGATTGGGTTCTAGAGAATATGGTCTCATCTTTGGAACATATTTCGGAAAGGATTTCTCCAAAAGAAAACGGGCCACCCAGTTCCTCAGACCAAGATGTTCCCATGGCTGATGCCTGCACAAGTTCAAACAAGGGCTCATCATGTGTCAGAGGCCCAAGTTTTATTGAGGGGATCTCCAAGTCTTCACTTGTAAAGCGAACATCTGATCTTAAGGGTTCTTCTGTAAAG gttttaaaTTGCCACGATTCAGTTATCTACATATTAGCACCTCTGAGATATGCCACAGTTTATGGATGCTCAGATGCTACAATTGTTCTTGGAGCTGTTGGAAAG GCTGTTAGAATCGAACACTGTGAGCGAGTTCATGTGATTACAGCAGCAAATCGAATCTGCATTGCTAACTGCCGCGAATGCATGTTTTTCCTTGGAGTCAACCAGCGACCACTTATTGTTGGTGATAACCATAAGCTGCAG GTGGCACCATACAATACATTTTACAGTCAGTTGGAGGaacacatgaaggaagttgggGTTGATGCTACTATCAACAGATGGGATGAGCCCCTGCCACTTGGAGTGGTTGATCCACATGATTCATTATCTCACCCAGCAGGTGTCTCTGAGGCTCAGGCCGAGTCCGCTGCACACTTAGACGCTGACCAGTTCACAAATTTCTTG ATTCCAAACTGGTATGGAGGTGAATCGCAGGGCTCCACAAAAGACAACCCATTTCCATTACCAGATGCTTACATGGTTTCCCAGCATAGAAAC AACAATCTTGGGGAGGTAAAGCAATTATTGAAGGAAGCACCTCTTGAAGAAAATAGAAAGCGGGAATTATCAACTGCTCTCCACGTATATTTTAAAGACTGGTTATATG CTTCTGGAAACATCCGTCAGCTCTATTGCCTACAAGGAGAATGA
- the LOC137712471 gene encoding uncharacterized protein isoform X2: protein MSDPSEPATTSSSAKDPALLIHPRREPFEHGLLPIPKLIFTDPTQTLIPLKQKLIEKSPSHRVDSAAISEALQISIDQAKLVLDTLASVLHSESDPLVKAKPDGIDEAGADVNDLVLFLYIQSYKKLLPRTHKDSAAVADVWPSTSAFDGYLSALSPLQLVRSNSRRFMPSQADEEAHQLSYLKKHLANLVSLLAESVEGEGEESLVLTMEKFEHLGFLLHFGDKGSEGNQFSQHAPFFANSDPDMPAVPVPAAQVHDWVLENMVSSLEHISERISPKENGPPSSSDQDVPMADACTSSNKGSSCVRGPSFIEGISKSSLVKRTSDLKGSSVKVLNCHDSVIYILAPLRYATVYGCSDATIVLGAVGKAVRIEHCERVHVITAANRICIANCRECMFFLGVNQRPLIVGDNHKLQVAPYNTFYSQLEEHMKEVGVDATINRWDEPLPLGVVDPHDSLSHPAGVSEAQAESAAHLDADQFTNFLRKASEKLYQQSIRTKSRTLGALQLYL, encoded by the exons ATGAGCGACCCAAGTGAGCCCGCAACGACGTCATCTTCGGCCAAGGACCCGGCCCTCCTGATTCACCCGCGCCGCGAGCCGTTCGAGCACGGGCTGCTGCCCATCCCCAAGCTAATCTTCACCGACCCGACCCAAACCCTGATTCCGCTGAAGCAGAAGCTGATCGAGAAGTCGCCCAGTCACCGGGTCGACTCCGCCGCGATCTCCGAGGCTCTCCAGATCTCCATTGATCAAGCGAAACTCGTCCTCGATACCCTAGCGTCGGTTCTGCACTCGGAGTCCGACCCGCTCGTGAAAGCCAAGCCGGATGGGATTGACGAGGCCGGAGCGGATGTGAATGATCTGGTTCTGTTCCTCTACATTCAGTCGTACAAGAAGTTGCTGCCGCGGACTCACAAGGACTCGGCTGCCGTCGCCGATGTCTGGCCTTCGACGTCGGCTTTCGATGGGTATCTGTCCGCCTTGTCGCCATTGCAG CTTGTGCGTAGCAATAGCCGTCGGTTTATGCCATCACAGGCTGATGAAGAGGCACATCAGTTATCATATTTGAAAAAGCATTTGGCCAACCTTGTCTCTTTATTAGCAGAATCTGTGGAGGGGGAAGGAGAAGAATCTCTG GTTTTGACCATGGAGAAATTTGAGCACCTTGGGTTTCTGCTTCACTTTGGTGACAAAGGATCTGAAGGAAATCAATTCAGCCAACACGCTCCTTTTTTTGCAAATTCAGATCCTGATATGCCTGCTGTTCCTGTTCCTGCAGCACAAGTTCACGATTGGGTTCTAGAGAATATGGTCTCATCTTTGGAACATATTTCGGAAAGGATTTCTCCAAAAGAAAACGGGCCACCCAGTTCCTCAGACCAAGATGTTCCCATGGCTGATGCCTGCACAAGTTCAAACAAGGGCTCATCATGTGTCAGAGGCCCAAGTTTTATTGAGGGGATCTCCAAGTCTTCACTTGTAAAGCGAACATCTGATCTTAAGGGTTCTTCTGTAAAG gttttaaaTTGCCACGATTCAGTTATCTACATATTAGCACCTCTGAGATATGCCACAGTTTATGGATGCTCAGATGCTACAATTGTTCTTGGAGCTGTTGGAAAG GCTGTTAGAATCGAACACTGTGAGCGAGTTCATGTGATTACAGCAGCAAATCGAATCTGCATTGCTAACTGCCGCGAATGCATGTTTTTCCTTGGAGTCAACCAGCGACCACTTATTGTTGGTGATAACCATAAGCTGCAG GTGGCACCATACAATACATTTTACAGTCAGTTGGAGGaacacatgaaggaagttgggGTTGATGCTACTATCAACAGATGGGATGAGCCCCTGCCACTTGGAGTGGTTGATCCACATGATTCATTATCTCACCCAGCAGGTGTCTCTGAGGCTCAGGCCGAGTCCGCTGCACACTTAGACGCTGACCAGTTCACAAATTTCTTG AGAAAAGCCTCTGAAAAGCTCTACCAACAAAGTATTCGGACAAAGTCACGCACATTAGGGGCATTACAATTGTATTTATGA